The Streptomyces sp. NBC_01775 genome includes a region encoding these proteins:
- a CDS encoding SpoIIE family protein phosphatase, with protein MGRSVITARAAATFEPVGRSVATARGFVRDTLQGWGLADIVDDAVVLTSELVTNAVVHAGTAAEVLCLRDEDGVRIEIIDRYPERELPLQEHNPQPVSPDREGGRGLLLCSALATRWGVDYTAADKRVWFRLDLPERPVGTRTAGPALPDTALPVTDTRVHVAVIQVDRSGSISSWNEDAADLFDYPAEQVVGKPLTDLAAWPHTPGTGTGVAEALRLSRWEGSYGMRGADGRTIPVYASHLRVRDSDGEPSTVCLLVREHERAVLQSPPRVHSHDNTGSAGDSQEQSSSDPFEVFIGSPAPDDLDGLLQRTVERARDMLDGDAAYLLLATDDETELEVRASTGLPSARQRFARVPVEAGSGRYGSARMPSVHEDLTVVPGAVPLLAGTGMRSVVTVPLKVEGRLTGSLGVATEAPGRYTNEEALRLQFAADRIALAVERARLTELERLRRGSLSFLVEASDLLAGTLDRDQTLALMAQMTVPTLATWCAVYTVADQGSDPKLSYVLHEDEDRIDNLKALLAKVSPPEPVPTPGARMWTAPTDAAHSAALRTSLRSVVMNEEDHHLSPGTTLATAAAVGGETVVLPLVARNRVIGMLTLGKPTDERFRQEILELAEDLSRRAALALDNARLYSERTAISQSLQRSLLPPELPDITGGVEREVIYRAAGEGNEVGGDFYDLFEISEGTYGFAIGDVCGTGPEAAAVTGLARHALRLLAREGLSGPEVLERLNTAILDEGARSRFLTLLYGEMRPQDNGSVELKVVCAGHPLPLRLRQDGSVEPAADPQPLLGVMEDLELYEQTVSLDPGDVLLCVTDGVTERREGTRMLGDDGLADVLTSCTGLTAGAVAARIMRAVERFANDAPSDDMAILAMRVPE; from the coding sequence ATGGGGAGATCAGTGATCACCGCGCGAGCCGCCGCCACCTTCGAGCCGGTAGGCCGCTCGGTCGCCACCGCACGCGGCTTCGTACGCGACACCCTCCAGGGCTGGGGCCTCGCCGACATCGTCGACGACGCCGTCGTCCTGACCAGCGAACTGGTCACCAACGCGGTCGTCCACGCCGGCACGGCGGCCGAAGTGCTGTGTCTGCGCGACGAGGACGGCGTACGCATCGAGATCATCGACCGCTATCCCGAGCGCGAGCTGCCTCTCCAGGAACACAACCCGCAGCCCGTGAGCCCCGACCGCGAAGGGGGCCGCGGGCTGCTGCTCTGCTCGGCCCTGGCCACCCGTTGGGGCGTCGACTACACCGCGGCCGACAAGCGCGTCTGGTTCCGCCTCGACCTGCCCGAGCGCCCCGTCGGCACCCGCACCGCGGGACCCGCGCTCCCCGACACCGCACTGCCCGTCACCGACACCCGCGTCCACGTCGCCGTCATCCAGGTCGACCGCAGCGGCTCGATCAGCTCCTGGAACGAGGATGCCGCCGACCTGTTCGACTACCCGGCCGAACAGGTCGTCGGAAAGCCCCTCACCGACCTCGCCGCCTGGCCGCACACGCCCGGCACCGGCACCGGCGTGGCCGAGGCCCTGCGCCTCTCCCGCTGGGAGGGCTCCTACGGCATGCGCGGCGCCGACGGCCGCACGATCCCCGTCTACGCCTCCCACCTGCGCGTACGCGACAGCGACGGGGAGCCCTCCACCGTCTGCCTCCTGGTGCGCGAGCACGAACGCGCCGTCCTCCAGTCCCCGCCCCGCGTTCATTCGCACGACAACACCGGCAGCGCCGGTGACTCCCAAGAGCAGTCCTCCAGCGACCCGTTCGAGGTTTTCATCGGCTCCCCGGCCCCCGATGACCTCGACGGCCTCCTCCAGCGCACCGTGGAGCGCGCCCGCGACATGCTCGACGGAGACGCCGCCTACCTGCTGCTGGCCACCGACGACGAGACCGAGCTGGAGGTCCGCGCCTCCACCGGCCTCCCCTCGGCCCGCCAGCGGTTCGCCCGCGTGCCCGTCGAGGCGGGCAGCGGCCGGTACGGCTCGGCGCGCATGCCCTCCGTCCACGAGGACCTGACCGTCGTGCCGGGCGCCGTCCCCCTCCTCGCCGGCACCGGCATGCGCTCGGTGGTCACCGTGCCGCTCAAGGTCGAAGGCAGGCTCACCGGTTCACTCGGCGTCGCCACCGAAGCCCCGGGCCGCTACACGAACGAGGAGGCCCTGCGCCTCCAGTTCGCCGCCGACCGCATCGCTCTCGCCGTCGAACGCGCCCGCCTCACCGAGCTGGAGCGGCTGCGCCGCGGCTCGCTCTCCTTCCTCGTCGAGGCCTCCGATCTGCTCGCCGGCACCCTCGACCGCGACCAGACGCTCGCCCTCATGGCCCAGATGACGGTCCCGACCCTGGCCACCTGGTGCGCCGTCTACACCGTCGCGGACCAGGGCTCCGACCCCAAGCTGTCCTACGTCCTGCACGAGGACGAGGACCGCATCGACAACCTCAAGGCCCTCCTCGCCAAGGTCAGCCCACCCGAGCCCGTGCCCACTCCCGGCGCCCGGATGTGGACGGCACCGACCGACGCCGCACACTCCGCCGCCCTGCGTACCTCACTGCGCAGCGTCGTGATGAACGAGGAGGATCACCACCTCTCCCCCGGGACGACCCTCGCCACAGCCGCCGCGGTCGGCGGCGAGACCGTCGTCCTGCCGCTCGTGGCCCGCAACCGCGTCATCGGCATGCTCACCCTCGGCAAACCCACGGACGAACGCTTCCGCCAGGAAATCCTGGAGCTGGCCGAGGACCTCTCCCGCAGGGCCGCGCTCGCCCTGGACAACGCCCGGCTGTACTCGGAACGCACCGCCATCAGCCAGTCCCTCCAGCGCAGCCTCCTGCCGCCCGAACTGCCCGACATCACAGGCGGAGTCGAGCGCGAGGTCATCTATCGCGCGGCCGGTGAAGGCAACGAGGTGGGGGGCGACTTCTACGACCTCTTCGAGATCAGCGAGGGCACCTACGGCTTCGCAATCGGCGACGTCTGCGGCACGGGCCCCGAGGCAGCCGCCGTCACAGGTCTCGCCCGGCACGCACTGCGCCTGCTCGCCCGTGAAGGCCTCAGCGGCCCAGAGGTCCTGGAGCGGCTGAACACCGCGATCCTTGACGAGGGCGCCCGCAGCCGCTTCCTGACGCTCCTGTACGGCGAGATGCGCCCCCAGGACAACGGAAGCGTCGAACTGAAGGTCGTCTGCGCCGGCCACCCGCTCCCCCTGCGGCTGCGCCAGGACGGCTCCGTGGAGCCCGCCGCCGACCCCCAGCCGCTGCTGGGCGTGATGGAGGACCTGGAGCTGTACGAGCAGACGGTGTCCCTCGACCCGGGCGATGTCCTCCTGTGCGTCACCGACGGCGTCACAGAGCGCCGCGAGGGCACCCGGATGCTCGGCGACGACGGCCTGGCCGACGTGCTCACCAGCTGTACGGGGCTGACGGCAGGCGCGGTCGCGGCGCGCATCATGCGTGCCGTCGAACGCTTCGCCAACGACGCTCCTTCGGATGACATGGCCATCCTCGCCATGCGCGTCCCCGAATAG
- a CDS encoding DegT/DnrJ/EryC1/StrS family aminotransferase: MGTTQLTAAGIGAGNDVVVPSFGGAEVAQAVRQLGARPVFADIDAHTYCLDPDAAEAAITPETVAFVPVHLFGHPADMTALQRLGARTGIRVIAWEPLPRADAVDAVRRRQHAAYLGRRLSGVVAPEVEREAEHAFTRYVVRVPGNGRPDRDAFRRALRMRGIECEVPVRAPAHRTPEFRTAVRLPEAERAADECLALPLAASMSKKELQQVISACNGLGGLLQERAS; this comes from the coding sequence ATGGGGACTACACAGTTGACCGCAGCCGGCATCGGCGCGGGGAACGACGTGGTGGTGCCGTCGTTCGGCGGTGCCGAAGTGGCCCAAGCCGTGCGGCAGCTCGGAGCACGGCCGGTCTTCGCCGACATCGACGCCCACACCTACTGCCTTGATCCGGATGCGGCCGAGGCCGCGATTACTCCTGAGACCGTCGCTTTCGTACCCGTCCATCTCTTCGGCCATCCCGCCGACATGACCGCGTTGCAGAGGCTCGGTGCGCGTACAGGAATACGTGTCATCGCCTGGGAGCCGTTGCCCCGGGCCGACGCAGTGGACGCCGTGCGCAGGCGGCAGCATGCCGCGTATCTCGGGCGCCGCCTCAGCGGAGTGGTTGCTCCTGAAGTTGAAAGGGAGGCCGAGCATGCCTTCACCCGGTATGTGGTCCGGGTTCCGGGCAATGGGCGGCCCGACCGGGATGCCTTCCGCAGGGCTCTGCGGATGAGGGGTATCGAGTGCGAGGTGCCGGTGCGGGCGCCCGCGCACCGGACTCCCGAGTTCAGGACGGCCGTTCGGCTGCCGGAGGCGGAGCGGGCGGCCGACGAGTGCCTCGCGCTGCCTCTGGCGGCTTCCATGTCCAAGAAGGAGCTCCAGCAGGTCATTTCGGCCTGCAACGGGCTCGGTGGGCTGCTTCAGGAGCGCGCGAGCTAG
- a CDS encoding ribonuclease J: MSHPHPELGPPPKLPEGGLRVTPLGGLGEIGRNMTVFEYGGRLLIVDCGVLFPEEEQPGIDLILPDFTSIRDRLDDIDGIVLTHGHEDHIGGVPYLLREKPDIPLIGSKLTLALIEAKLQEHRIRPYTLEVEEGHRERVGPFDCEFVPVNHSIPDALAVAIRTPAGMVVHTGDFKMDQLPLDGRLTDLRAFSRLGEEGIDLLLSDSTNAEVPGFVPPEREISGVLRQVFSSAQKRIIVASFASHVHRIQQILDAAHEHGRRVAFVGRSMVRNMGIARDLGYLQVPAGLVVDVKTLDDLPDDEIVLVCTGSQGEPMAALSRMANRDHQIRIVQGDTVILASSLIPGNENAVYRVINGLTRWGAHVVHKGNAKVHVSGHASAGELLYFYNICQPKNLMPVHGEWRHLRANAELGAKTGVPHDRIVIAEDGVVVDMVDGKAKISGKVQAGYVYVDGLSVGDVTETSLKDRRILGDEGIISVFIVVDSTTGKIVGGPHIHSRGSGIDDSSFADVMPKIDEALARSAQDGVVEPHQLQQLVRRTVGKWVSDTFRRRPMILPVVVEV, translated from the coding sequence TTGAGTCATCCGCATCCCGAGCTCGGCCCGCCGCCGAAGCTGCCCGAGGGTGGACTCCGCGTCACCCCGCTGGGCGGCCTCGGCGAGATCGGCCGCAACATGACCGTCTTCGAATACGGTGGACGGCTGCTGATCGTCGACTGCGGCGTCCTCTTCCCCGAGGAGGAGCAGCCCGGCATCGATCTGATCCTCCCGGACTTCACCTCGATCAGGGATCGCCTCGACGATATCGACGGCATCGTCCTGACCCACGGCCACGAGGACCACATCGGCGGCGTCCCCTACCTCCTGCGCGAGAAGCCGGACATCCCGCTGATCGGCTCCAAGCTCACCCTCGCCCTGATCGAGGCCAAGCTCCAGGAGCACCGCATCCGGCCGTACACGCTGGAGGTCGAGGAGGGGCACCGGGAGCGCGTCGGCCCGTTCGACTGCGAGTTCGTCCCGGTCAACCACTCCATCCCCGACGCCCTCGCCGTGGCCATCCGCACCCCCGCCGGCATGGTCGTCCACACCGGCGACTTCAAGATGGACCAGCTCCCGCTGGACGGCCGCCTCACCGACCTGCGTGCCTTCTCGCGCCTCGGCGAAGAGGGCATCGACCTGCTACTGAGCGATTCGACCAACGCCGAGGTCCCCGGATTCGTCCCGCCCGAGCGCGAGATCTCCGGAGTGCTGCGCCAGGTCTTCTCCAGCGCCCAGAAGCGCATCATCGTTGCCAGCTTCGCCAGCCATGTGCACCGCATCCAGCAGATCCTGGACGCCGCCCACGAGCACGGCCGCCGCGTCGCCTTCGTCGGACGCTCCATGGTCCGCAACATGGGCATCGCCCGCGACCTCGGATACCTCCAGGTACCCGCGGGGCTCGTCGTCGACGTCAAGACGCTGGACGACCTGCCGGACGACGAGATCGTGCTGGTCTGCACCGGCTCCCAGGGCGAGCCCATGGCGGCTCTGTCCCGCATGGCCAACCGCGACCACCAGATCCGCATCGTCCAGGGCGACACGGTGATCCTGGCGTCGTCCCTGATCCCGGGCAACGAGAACGCGGTCTACCGCGTGATCAATGGCCTGACCCGCTGGGGCGCCCATGTGGTCCACAAGGGCAACGCCAAGGTTCACGTCTCCGGACACGCCTCGGCCGGCGAGCTGCTGTACTTCTACAACATCTGCCAGCCGAAGAACCTGATGCCGGTGCACGGGGAATGGCGCCACCTGCGGGCCAACGCCGAACTGGGCGCCAAGACCGGCGTCCCGCACGATCGCATCGTCATCGCCGAGGACGGCGTCGTCGTCGACATGGTCGACGGCAAGGCCAAGATCAGCGGCAAGGTCCAGGCCGGCTACGTCTACGTCGACGGCCTCTCCGTCGGAGACGTCACCGAGACCTCCCTCAAGGACCGCCGAATCCTCGGCGACGAGGGCATCATCTCGGTCTTCATCGTGGTCGACAGCACCACCGGCAAGATCGTCGGAGGTCCCCACATCCACTCCCGGGGCTCCGGCATCGACGACTCGTCGTTCGCCGACGTCATGCCGAAGATCGACGAAGCACTCGCCAGATCGGCGCAGGACGGGGTCGTGGAGCCCCACCAGCTCCAGCAGCTGGTGCGTCGCACGGTCGGCAAGTGGGTCTCGGACACCTTCCGCCGCCGCCCGATGATCCTCCCCGTGGTCGTCGAGGTCTGA
- the dapA gene encoding 4-hydroxy-tetrahydrodipicolinate synthase, giving the protein MAPTSTPQTPFGRVLTAMVTPFTADGALDLDGAQRLAAHLVDAGNDGLVVNGTTGESPTTTDAEKAQLVKTVVEAVGDRAHVVTGAGTNDTSHSLELARAAEKAGAHGLLAVTPYYSKPPQEGLYRHFTAIADSTDLPVMLYDIPGRSGVPINTETIVRLAEHPRIVANKDAKGDLGRASWAIATSGLAWYSGDDMLNLPLLSVGAVGYVSVVGHLVTPELRSMLEAHLSGDVAKATEIHQKLLPVFTGMFRTQGVITTKAALGHLGLPAGPLRLPLVELSPEETDQLKHDLVHGGVHL; this is encoded by the coding sequence ATGGCTCCGACCTCCACACCGCAGACGCCCTTCGGGCGGGTCCTGACCGCGATGGTCACGCCGTTCACCGCGGACGGTGCTCTCGACCTCGATGGCGCGCAGCGGCTCGCTGCCCATCTGGTGGACGCAGGCAACGACGGTCTCGTTGTCAACGGCACCACCGGAGAGTCCCCGACCACGACCGACGCGGAGAAAGCGCAGCTGGTCAAGACCGTCGTGGAGGCAGTCGGAGACCGTGCACACGTGGTGACCGGAGCCGGCACCAACGACACCTCCCACAGCCTGGAGCTGGCCCGCGCCGCCGAGAAGGCCGGCGCACATGGCCTCCTCGCCGTGACGCCCTACTACAGCAAGCCTCCGCAAGAGGGGCTCTACCGGCACTTCACCGCCATCGCGGACTCCACCGACCTCCCGGTGATGCTCTACGACATCCCCGGCCGCAGCGGAGTCCCGATCAACACGGAGACGATCGTCCGCCTCGCCGAGCACCCCCGCATCGTCGCGAACAAGGACGCCAAGGGCGACCTCGGACGCGCGAGCTGGGCCATCGCCACCAGCGGACTCGCCTGGTACAGCGGCGACGACATGCTCAACCTGCCGCTGCTGTCGGTCGGCGCCGTCGGCTACGTCTCCGTGGTCGGCCATCTGGTCACCCCCGAGCTGCGCTCCATGCTGGAGGCGCACCTGAGCGGTGACGTCGCCAAGGCCACCGAGATCCACCAGAAGCTGCTGCCGGTCTTCACGGGCATGTTCCGAACCCAGGGCGTGATCACCACCAAGGCCGCCCTCGGTCACCTCGGCCTCCCCGCAGGCCCGCTCCGTCTCCCGCTGGTCGAGCTGTCTCCGGAGGAAACGGACCAGCTCAAGCACGATCTCGTGCACGGTGGGGTACACCTGTAG
- the thyX gene encoding FAD-dependent thymidylate synthase, whose amino-acid sequence MTDTPAPPAPSFRSDMTVELIKHSAADTDVLWAARVSTSGEQSLEELNKDPERSKGLINYLMRDRHGSPFEHNSMTFFISAPLFVFREFHRHRVGWSYNEESGRYRQLQPVFYVPDESRKLVQQGRPGKYEFVEGTPEQHKLTGRAMEDTYRQAYETYQELLAAGVAREVARAVLPVGLYSSMYATCNARSLMHFLGLRTQHEEAKVPSFPQREIEMVGEQMEEQWARLMPLTYAAFNANGRVAP is encoded by the coding sequence GTGACCGACACCCCCGCCCCGCCCGCCCCGAGTTTCCGCAGCGACATGACGGTCGAACTGATCAAGCACAGCGCGGCCGACACCGACGTGCTGTGGGCGGCCCGGGTCTCCACGTCGGGCGAGCAGTCCCTTGAGGAGCTGAACAAGGACCCGGAGCGCTCCAAGGGTCTGATCAACTACCTGATGCGGGACCGCCACGGCAGCCCTTTCGAGCACAACTCGATGACCTTCTTCATCAGCGCCCCGCTCTTCGTCTTCCGCGAGTTCCACCGCCACCGCGTCGGCTGGTCCTACAACGAGGAATCCGGCCGCTACCGCCAGCTCCAGCCGGTCTTCTACGTCCCCGACGAGTCCCGCAAGCTCGTCCAGCAGGGCCGGCCCGGCAAGTACGAGTTCGTCGAGGGCACACCCGAACAGCACAAGCTCACCGGCCGCGCCATGGAAGACACCTACCGGCAGGCGTATGAGACCTACCAGGAGCTGCTCGCCGCGGGGGTTGCGCGCGAGGTGGCGCGCGCCGTCCTGCCCGTGGGGCTCTACTCCTCGATGTACGCCACGTGCAACGCCCGCTCCCTGATGCACTTCCTCGGGCTGCGCACCCAGCACGAGGAGGCCAAGGTCCCCAGCTTCCCGCAGCGCGAGATCGAGATGGTGGGCGAGCAGATGGAGGAGCAGTGGGCCAGGCTCATGCCGCTGACGTACGCCGCCTTCAACGCCAACGGCCGCGTCGCGCCCTGA
- a CDS encoding PH domain-containing protein, with product MPLPFLTADRESSVLAAQAVPLPYADRDLWRRPYRPGPWRVGGGALLLLLASYVLFSALIIAFAGAAVSAAACAGAAVIVIVFALRLLRAGVWVSSHGLRQVGLFRTTTLPWREIAALRTVQRPVRWLGMPRTVQGEALLLTPAGSARTGAKGTSGGEAEAYRVLLTNHNADFLSRTAAFDRAADIIESWAAESRHTEARES from the coding sequence GTGCCCCTGCCTTTTCTGACGGCCGACCGTGAGTCGAGCGTGCTCGCGGCCCAGGCGGTTCCGCTGCCGTACGCCGACCGTGACCTGTGGCGGCGTCCCTACCGCCCCGGGCCGTGGCGCGTCGGCGGCGGTGCGCTGCTGCTCCTGCTCGCGTCCTACGTGCTCTTCTCCGCGCTGATCATCGCCTTCGCGGGGGCAGCGGTGAGCGCCGCGGCCTGCGCGGGGGCTGCGGTGATCGTGATCGTCTTCGCGCTGCGGCTGCTGAGGGCGGGCGTCTGGGTCAGCTCCCACGGACTGCGCCAGGTGGGGCTGTTCCGTACGACGACGCTGCCCTGGCGCGAGATAGCGGCCCTGCGGACCGTTCAGCGGCCCGTGAGGTGGCTGGGGATGCCCCGTACGGTGCAGGGCGAGGCGCTGTTGCTCACACCCGCCGGGAGCGCGCGCACGGGCGCCAAGGGCACGAGCGGTGGCGAAGCGGAGGCCTATCGGGTGCTGCTGACCAACCACAACGCGGACTTCCTCTCCCGCACCGCCGCGTTCGACCGGGCCGCCGACATCATAGAGAGCTGGGCCGCAGAGTCGCGGCACACGGAGGCTCGGGAGAGCTAG
- the dapB gene encoding 4-hydroxy-tetrahydrodipicolinate reductase, which translates to MSKLRVAVLGARGKMGSEAVLAVEAAEDMELVAALGRDDSLDALTEAGAQIAVDLTHPGSVMGNLEFCVANGIHAVVGTTGWTEERLSRLRGLLDASPGTGVLIAPNFGIGAVLTMRFAQQAARFFESVEVVELHHPNKADAPSGTAVRTAQLIGEARQAAGLPDQPDATSTALEGARGADVNGVPVHAVRLRGLVAHQEVLFGEEGETFTIRHDSLHRSSFMPGVLLGVRKVPSTPGLTFGLEHFLDLD; encoded by the coding sequence ATGAGCAAGCTGCGCGTAGCCGTTCTCGGCGCCAGGGGCAAGATGGGCTCCGAGGCCGTACTCGCCGTGGAGGCGGCCGAGGACATGGAACTGGTGGCCGCCCTCGGCCGCGACGACTCCCTCGACGCCCTCACCGAGGCCGGCGCCCAGATCGCCGTCGACCTGACCCACCCCGGGTCGGTCATGGGCAACCTGGAGTTCTGCGTCGCGAACGGCATCCACGCCGTCGTCGGCACCACCGGATGGACCGAGGAGCGCCTGTCGCGGCTGCGCGGCCTGCTCGACGCCTCGCCAGGCACCGGCGTCCTCATCGCCCCGAACTTCGGCATCGGCGCCGTCCTCACCATGCGCTTCGCGCAGCAGGCGGCCCGGTTCTTCGAGTCGGTCGAGGTCGTGGAGCTGCACCATCCGAACAAGGCCGACGCACCCAGCGGCACGGCCGTACGCACCGCCCAGCTCATCGGAGAGGCCCGGCAGGCCGCCGGCCTGCCCGACCAGCCCGACGCGACCAGCACGGCGCTGGAGGGTGCCCGGGGAGCCGACGTCAACGGCGTCCCCGTGCACGCGGTACGGCTGCGTGGGCTGGTCGCCCACCAGGAGGTCCTCTTCGGCGAGGAGGGCGAGACGTTCACCATCCGGCACGACTCGCTGCACCGCTCCTCCTTCATGCCGGGCGTGCTCCTCGGAGTACGCAAGGTCCCCTCCACGCCGGGGCTGACCTTCGGGCTTGAGCACTTCCTCGACCTGGACTGA
- a CDS encoding M16 family metallopeptidase translates to MTRTTRTTARPATTAGRAVARTKTLLQGENGMGTVRKTVLPGGLRVVTETLPTVRSATFGIWAHVGSRDETPTLNGATHYLEHLLFKGTERRSALEISSALDAVGGEMNAFTAKEFTCYYARVLDADLPLAIDVVCDMLTSSVIDPEEVESERGVILEEIAMTEDDAGDCVHDLFAKTMFGDSPLGRPVLGTVDTVNALTRDRVARFYRKHYDPTRLVVAAAGNIDHSKVVRQVRAAFDRAGALARMEGAEPVGPRTGTRTIRTAASVELLDRPTEQAHLVLGMPGVSRNDERRWPLAVLSTALGGGMSSRLFQEIREKRGLAYSTYAYTSGYADCGLFGVYAGCRAAQVPDVLKICREELDQVARSGLKDDEVRRAIGQLSGSTVLGLEDTGALMHRLGKSELCWGEQMSVDTMLAKISAVTPDDVREVAREVLDHRPSLSVIGPLTDRQAAHLHEAVA, encoded by the coding sequence GTGACCCGTACGACCCGTACGACGGCCCGCCCCGCCACCACGGCGGGGCGGGCCGTCGCCCGTACCAAGACACTGCTCCAGGGCGAGAACGGAATGGGCACCGTCCGCAAGACCGTGCTCCCCGGCGGGCTGCGGGTGGTCACCGAGACCCTGCCGACCGTCCGTTCCGCCACCTTCGGCATCTGGGCACACGTCGGCTCCCGCGACGAGACCCCGACGCTCAACGGCGCCACCCACTATCTGGAGCACCTGCTCTTCAAGGGCACCGAGCGGCGCAGCGCCCTGGAGATCTCCAGCGCGCTGGACGCGGTGGGCGGCGAGATGAACGCCTTCACGGCGAAGGAGTTCACCTGCTACTACGCGCGGGTCCTCGACGCCGATCTGCCGCTGGCCATCGACGTCGTGTGCGACATGCTCACCAGCTCCGTCATCGACCCCGAAGAGGTGGAGTCCGAGCGCGGCGTCATCCTCGAAGAGATCGCGATGACGGAGGACGACGCGGGCGACTGCGTCCACGACCTGTTCGCCAAGACGATGTTCGGCGACTCCCCGCTGGGCCGCCCCGTCCTGGGCACCGTCGACACCGTCAACGCGCTGACCCGCGACCGCGTGGCCCGCTTCTACCGCAAGCACTACGACCCGACCCGCTTGGTCGTCGCCGCCGCCGGAAACATCGACCACTCGAAGGTGGTACGACAGGTCCGGGCAGCGTTCGACCGGGCAGGCGCGCTGGCCCGCATGGAGGGCGCGGAGCCGGTCGGCCCCCGCACGGGAACACGCACCATCCGGACAGCCGCGAGTGTCGAGCTGCTGGACCGCCCCACCGAGCAGGCACACCTGGTGCTCGGCATGCCCGGCGTCTCCCGCAACGACGAGCGCCGCTGGCCGCTCGCCGTGCTCAGCACGGCGCTGGGCGGCGGCATGAGCTCGCGGCTCTTCCAGGAGATCCGCGAGAAGCGTGGCCTGGCCTACAGCACCTACGCCTACACCTCCGGCTACGCCGACTGCGGCCTCTTCGGTGTCTACGCGGGCTGCCGTGCCGCGCAGGTTCCGGACGTGCTCAAGATCTGCCGCGAGGAGCTGGACCAGGTCGCACGCTCCGGGCTCAAGGACGACGAGGTCCGCCGCGCCATCGGACAGCTGTCCGGATCGACGGTGCTCGGGCTCGAGGACACCGGCGCGCTGATGCACCGCCTCGGCAAGAGCGAGCTGTGCTGGGGCGAGCAGATGTCCGTCGACACGATGCTCGCGAAGATCTCCGCCGTCACCCCCGACGACGTCCGCGAGGTCGCCCGCGAGGTGCTCGACCACCGCCCCTCGCTGTCGGTCATCGGCCCGCTCACCGACCGGCAGGCCGCACACCTGCACGAAGCCGTCGCCTGA